The genomic stretch ATCGATTGCCTACCTTTATAAAACCATAACTAGGGTTTGATGAAAAAGCTCTTTGGTTAAGAAAATCGTTAAGATTTAGTTCGATCATCGTTAATAGTTTCCCAAACAACTCCATCAACTTATATTTTCTACTATAACTTTTTTGTTTAAATTTTGTAGTCTCAACAATTCAGTAAAACTTAATCCTCTACGAGATTCTAATCGGGGTAGATTTTCGATCGCTTCTGACAGATATTTAATAGCAGAAGGAGTAGAATAACCCCTTCTTACAGCTACTTTTATTCCTCCCTCATCCGCTTCTATTTCTTTTTCTAAACTACGGTTTCGTTTCCAAATTTGATTAAGGGCGATGGAAAATAAACTTCCTGAAACTACTACACCTACAATATCTTGATTAACCAACTCAAAGATCAACGCAAAAAATGCAGATAAAATAATTCCTTGATAAATATCAAGTTTAAGCCACTTCACCCCCAATAGTAACGCAACCGTACGCAAAAAGAGTAAATCCCGTTGCGGTACTGATAATTTTCTCCATAAATCAAAATTAATATAAATGGGGCGATTTTTTAATTGCCAAGGGGGGGGGAAAATGGTGGTAATAATTTCTGTTTGTTGCGGTTTACTGATGATGCGACAGCATATCCTGCCTGAAGCTGGCATTAAATCTTGTAATCGACTAATTTCCTGTTCTATACTCATCTTGACTTTCGTGAAAAGGTAGAAAAGAATCTTGTAACCAACAAGTCTCTAATAATCTAATTTTATAAAGATACCAGAAACGACTTGGTTTCCATACGGATTCTTGTTCGATATTAGGAGTCAGAGACTGATTGAGATATTCCCATACAGCATGACTAATTTTTCTTACATTGTACATCATAGTATTTATCTCCCTAATAAGTGATCAATTTCAACAAAATTCAATTAGATTCACTCCTCACAACCATCGGGGTTATACTTACTAATTTGACAAATTTTCACTCTTTTTATCTTCTCTAGAAAAACCTCAATCTAGGGGGTATTTCGGGTAAAAATAACGATATTTGCCTAATATTTGCCTAAATTGAACTACGAAAAATTTAGTAATAATTGACAAATAAGTAAACTTTTGTAACTTTTATTTTGTTCGTGTAATGTCGATCGTGATTTTACCACCAAAATCCGGAATAGGAGGTGCAGGTTTTGATAACTTCACTCTAACTTTAGAAATGGATTCAAACTTTAAAATATCATCCGCAATCACTTCAGCTAACTTCTCTACCAAGGCAAACTTAGCTGTTTTGATAATGTGTTTAACCATTTCAATGACGTGACGATAATCTACTGTGTCGTTAATGTCATCACTTTTTCCTGATATTTGTAAATCTAACCATAAGGTTAAATCAACTTCAAACCATTGACCCAATGTTCTTTCTTCTGGTAATAATCCTGTATAACCATAACTACGAATACCGCTAACTTCAATACAATCCATATTTATTCAAAATATAAACTAAATGTCTTCTATGATAAGGTTACTAGCTTATAATCGACAATAAATAGGGGTATTCAACAATGAACAATGTACAATTGACAGTTTTACCTCTGGCTAAAAGAGAAGAGGATTGAATTAAAAAAGATCAACCTTTTATCTTTTTTCCCTTAAAAAGAGGAGACTTTAAACCTTGAATGGATCAATTATCAATTGGTAAATTGACTTTAATCTGAGGGTTAAATTCCTTTACTTAGGGAAAACTCATCTAATTGCCATATCCTCGGATTATAAAGAAAAAACCCTTGGAAATTTTCTGTTACTGGTTTTGGATTACCCTCATCCGTTGGAAATTAATACATATTTATTTACTATCGATCGCATCCATCAAAGACTGATCCAAGGGTATCATTAAACCTTCTTCCTGAGTAGTGGGTATCTCGATTAAGGGTTCATTTAAAGCGATAATTAAAGTTTCATTCTTCGGTGTTGAGTTATTTTCCTGTGCCATTTGTAGTAAAGGAGTTCTATTAGGACTAAAAAGGCCACTTACACTAGCTAATATTACTGCAGCGATCGTACCACCACTCCATAACCAAATTTTATGTTGTTTTTTTTCTTGATCTACCCTAGCAAAAACTGCATCAGAAAGTTGTTTTGCGCTACATTCTGAGGAAGGAGTTGGTAAATTATTTATTTCTTGACGTAAATATAACAGTCTTCGGTATAAACCCTGAATTTCAGGATCATTCGATAATAATTCTTGTACTTGTTTTCGTTGTTCGGCAGTTACTTCACCGTCTAAATACGCACTTAATAACTCAAAAGTGCATTTGTCGGGGGGATAGGAATGGTTAGTCATCATATTTTTTCTCCTTAGCTTATAGTGTTTAAAATTAAATTATTGATTATTTTCTAGGTAAGGCTTTAATAATAATTGCAGTCTATTTCTTGCTCTTGCTATTCTTGATTTTACCGTACCTAGGGACACTTGGGTAATTTCCGCAATCTCCTCATAGCTTAAACCTTGTATTTCTCTTAAAACGATGGTTGTGCGAAAAGTATCAGGTAAATCGGCAATGGCTTGTCTCAGTTGATCATAAAATTCTACAGTGGTTAAATTATCTTCGGGAGAGGGTAAATCTGAAGCTACTTCCCATTTTAACTCATCTTCTTCCATTACGATCGAAGCGTCTAAAGACAAAGGAGTAGCATTTCTTTTTCGTTTACGCAGTTGGTCATAGAATAAATTAGTAGCGATACGACTTAACCAACCTTTAAATTTAGCGGGATCTTGTAAACTATTAATTTTCTTATATACTCTAATCCAAACTTCTTGGGCAATATCTCCTCTATCTTGCCAATCGGGAGCTAAATTATATAAAATCTTATCCACATAACCCTGATGACGGCGTAATAACTCTGCAAAAGCCCCTCTATCAGGTTGACTAGTTTGCTGACAACACAAAATTAAATCAGTATTGGATAATTGTTCAACTTTCACTTTTTGTTGTATAAACGGAATAGATAAATTAGACCAAGATAAAGAAATAGAGGAAACCATAATATATTCTATGCTGATTTGAGAATAGTTGTACTTAGTTTGACTATTTCCCCAGTAAAAAGTTCCCAATAAAGTGGGCAATGCCCACTATAACCATAAAAATAGAAGAAAAATCATTAATTTATAATCATTATCTCTCTCTATTTAGAAAACTTAGACATGGCATTATCAAAAGCAATGGTTAATTCATTCCACGCTGATTGAAAACCCACACTTAAACTTTCCCAAGCCTCGTCTCCTGAAGATTGTAGTTCAGTAAATTTATTTTCTAACTCAGCTTTTTTTGCTTTTAAAACCTCTATTTTTTCATGTAAATCCGCCTTGGCATCTTCTCCTACCTCCTCAGCTTTCGCTTTTAATTCATCTAATTTTGCACCCCATTGTTGGAGTTTTGTCTCCATTTCACCTTGATAAGTTTCTCTGTTACTTAAATTACTCATAATCTTTTAATTTGTTATGATAAATTTTCAATGCCATAATAACACGATAAAAATAAAAAGGCATTATCCACTATCCTTAAATATTAATTTAGTTGAATCAATTCTTTAGCAGTAACACTCAAATTTTAGATTGTTTAAGGTACTTTAATGACAGGACTTAATAAGATGATGAAAACAATATTATTAAATAAAATTAAGACAGGTTTAATTAGTACAATATTCTTTTTTTTAATTACTAATTCAGCTTACGCTGATAGTCCACTTACTTCGACTGATTTGGCAAATTCTTATGAAGATATGACAATTATTTCGATCGCTAAAAATAGTAAAAAACTAGAAAAAGATGTTTTAAATTTTCTTCTTAGTGAGGCACCATTAGATCAAAAAGCCGCAGTAATTAACGCTTTAGGTTGGAATTTTGATGGACAAAATAACGGTTATTTATTCTTAGAAGGATTGGCTAAATCTAAAGGTTTAACAATTAATAATTTAACCATAAAAGATTTAACTTCTTTTGATAAATTTGTCTTAGGTTATTTATTGGCAATGGATGATTATTTTAATTTATCTCCCATAGATAATAATAGTTCTCTACCCTTATTTCGCATTACCCCTTTGGAATTATTAACATCTGTTGTTGTAGAATTACCTGATGATTTCACTGCACATTTTGTACGAGCATTAGTAGAAGGACAAAAAAATTTGGAGAATCCACAATCTTGGTGTAATGTCTATCAAGTTCATCAATTAGTGTTAAATCAATTTCCGCCAGATAAACGCAATTTACGTCCATCAGCAATAGCAAATATTATGGACTATGTCAACCTTTATAATGAATATTGTAATGGTAAAAACATTGATTAATCAAAAAAGAACTAAAGAAAAAATTAAACCACTTAATAAAGATTTTGAAAGAATATTTAATCAGAACAAGAAAATTAAATATTCTTCAGAAAGTGTCGAAAAAACTCTCGATAATCTAACTTTTCTAACTTCCACAATAGTTTATTGATTTTGAAGATAATTTAAAAATTCTATCAATTCATGATCTGATAATAAATGACGAGATTTTTTACCATAGGTTTCTAACAAATATTTTTTACCTTGTTCTTGAGTCCATGCTAATCTTTTCATTTCAATACTGGTTTGATCAATAATCTGACTAAAATCGATCGTCTCACTATATTCTAAGGGTAATGTGGGTTCAGATAATTCTTTTGAGTTCAATTCAGGAAATAAAATTAAGTTATTAGTGGCTGTTTCCTCTTTGTTATTTTCATTCTCAAACAAAGAAATATTATTAATATCTGTATTTGAAATTTCATTCTCATTAATATTTTCAAGAGGTGATATAGAAGTATCTACTTCATGAGGGTTCTCCTTTATTTCATTTGTATTGTATGATTCCCATAAATCTTCATTTTCTTCGATTGTTTTCGATTGTTTCTCCAATGGTGGTAAATCTTGAGTTATAGGGGGAGTGGGGAAAGTTTTTGTGATGATTTCTGGTTTTATTTTCTGGGGTATTGAGTCTTTTTTTGGAGATTGTGGGGTGATAATTTCTTTTTTTGCTTGATTATCTGATAAAGTTTCATTTTTACTCCAATTAACTACAGCGATCGCTCTTTTTCGAGCTTCATCTTCTGCTTTTTCGATAGTGTCATTAGCGGCTAATGCTGTACCTAAAATCACCCCTTCTTGAGTTACCGCTACTTTAACTATATATTTACCATGATCGATCGTTACTAACTCACTAATCAATGCTAATTGCTTTATCGTCATAATTTTTCTACAAGGAATGATAGTGGATTTTTTGGTTATCAATACAATTATACTAGATTTGTTAAGACTTGATTCTAAGAATTTTAATTCTTCAAGTTTTGATATATTTGTTTAAACTCTCTTTGTTGTTGATTGTGATCAACTATAGGCATAGGATAATTACAACCTTGAGCAGACAACGGGAATATTTTTCCTGTAACTAATTCTCCTGTATCGAGGTGACTAATTTCAGGCAACCATCTACGGATATATTCAGCCTCACTGTCAAATTTTTGGGCTTGAGAAGCGGGATTAAAGATACGTAATGGCTTAGGATCCATACCACTAGAAGCACTCCACTGCCAACCCCCATTATTAGAGGCTAAGTCTCCATCATAGAGTTTTTGCATAAAGTATTTTTCCCCCCAACGCCAATCGATTATTAAATCTTTAGTCAAAAAACTAGCTACAATCATCCGACAACGGTTGTGCATCCATCCAGTTTCATTTAATTGTCTCATAGCGGCATCGACAATGGGATAACCTGTTTTTCCTTCACACCATGCCTGAAAAAGTTTTTCGTTATTTTGCCAAGGGAAGACTTTAAATTGCTCTCGATAAGCACCTTCCGCCAATGGGGGAAAAAAATAAAGACAATGTTGATAAAATTCTCGCCACGCTAATTCTTTTTGCCATGTAATAATGTTTTCTCTCGCTTCGTCACTTTGAGCATTTTCTAATTCCTCGATCGTATTTTGCCATAAAGTTCTACACCCGATCGTACCAAATTTAATGGCAGGACTTAGTTGAGATGTACCATCGATCGAAGGATAATTACGATTTTCATTATAATCTGACAACAAATAACGACAAAAATATTCTAATCTTTCCTGTGCAGCCACTTCTCCTGAAGATAACAGTAATTCATTATCCCAAATAAAACCTAAATCTTTGAGAGAAGGTAAAGGAATTAAACCCAAATTTTTGCTAATGTTATATTCTTCATCCTTTAGAGAAGATAAATTAGAAATAGAGGGAAAGGGTTTTTGCTTGTCCTGTTGTGACCAGTTACGCCAAAAAGGAGTATAAATCGTATAGGGAGTATTGGTTTTAGAAAGAATTGTTTCTGGAGGGTGTAATAATTGATCCCAAAATGTCTCTACTTTGATACCCTTAGCTTCTAAAGCACTTTTCATTATTTTATCTCGTTTCCGAGCAAAAGGTTCAATATCTAAATTCCAATAAACTTTTTCTGCTTTTAACGCTTCGGCCAAAAAAGGAATTATATTAATGGGAGAATCATGAAAAATTAATAAATCACTACCTAATTTTTGATAATTTTTTTGTAATTCTTCTAAAGAACCTAACAAGTATTTTACCCTAGCTGGAGCAATATCATCACTTTGTAAAATAGCTGGATCTAAGCAGAATATTCCGATAATTTTATTTGTATTTTCCCTAGCAAAAAATAGCCCTAAATTATCAGTTAATCTTAAGTCTTTACGATGCCAAAATATAATCAAGTTATTCATAATTTATTCAAATAATATTTTTTACTTTTTAATTTTCTTTAACATTTTTTAGCAATCTTAAATCATTTATCAGAATTAAGTTATATTTAAAAACTCTAAAATTTTTATTAATCTCCCCTACTAACTTTTGTTTGTTAACCTCTCTTTTCTATTCATATAATTTTTTGTTGGTAGATACTAATTTTCTCATAAAATACTCATTGTGAAAGATTTTATAATAATTTTTTGTTCATTTCTCTTTTATAATCGAGGTTTTTGGGGTTATTTCTAAAATACTTTTTTTGCACAATATTTAATTATTTCTGAATTTTTTAAAGTTTTATGAAGGTTTTTTCTTAATAAATCGCAACAAAGTTTGTAGATCACAAGGACGATCTTGTATCCTAAGATTGTGGGGATCAATCTAAAAGTAGGCTTTAAGACTCATTATTTGTTTAAATCTAATCTGATAAACAAAAATCATTGAGTTTGATTATTAATTATTGAATTATATCAATACAAATACTCTGTTAATTACTAATTAATTTACCAAATTTTCTTAATTTATTTACAAAAGTTCATAAAAATCTAACATAAATCATTAAAACACCAGTAATTAGGATGGTATTTTTAGGAAAAATTCAATAACTTTAATAATTATAGATTCATGAAAAAACAATTTTAATCAAACCTAGATTTACAGATAATTAATCTAATTTTATACTCACAATTAATAACATTGATCAATCCTATAAATAAAAAAGATCGATCGAATCTTTGATCATAAAAATATTAATTTCATAAGTTAGATTTTTAGATAAATTTGCCTAAAAGACTGATTTTCTTATCAAGATAAAAATACATATTTAGGAGAGAAAAAAATGTCCAGAAGAAAGAAAAAATTTGCCTGTGGTCATAGTGGTTACGGTAGAGAATGCCATAGATGTGAGCAATCTTACGCTGTGAGAGAACAAAAGAAAAAAGAAAAAAATGCTTGGCAGGAAACATTTTGTCATGATCCGATCGATTTAAGTTCTTTACCTAGAAATGTAGTTTTAAAAGCTAGGCAGATTATACAGAATATTCAAAACCATACCAGTTATACCAATTTTAGGGGTAAAAGGTTACGACACGATCGATTTATTATTAGTATTCCCGTAACTAGAAATTATCGTCTTATCTGTAGAGATTACGGC from Geminocystis sp. NIES-3709 encodes the following:
- a CDS encoding anti-sigma factor, with protein sequence MMTNHSYPPDKCTFELLSAYLDGEVTAEQRKQVQELLSNDPEIQGLYRRLLYLRQEINNLPTPSSECSAKQLSDAVFARVDQEKKQHKIWLWSGGTIAAVILASVSGLFSPNRTPLLQMAQENNSTPKNETLIIALNEPLIEIPTTQEEGLMIPLDQSLMDAIDSK
- a CDS encoding DUF3318 domain-containing protein → MSIEQEISRLQDLMPASGRICCRIISKPQQTEIITTIFPPPWQLKNRPIYINFDLWRKLSVPQRDLLFLRTVALLLGVKWLKLDIYQGIILSAFFALIFELVNQDIVGVVVSGSLFSIALNQIWKRNRSLEKEIEADEGGIKVAVRRGYSTPSAIKYLSEAIENLPRLESRRGLSFTELLRLQNLNKKVIVENIS
- the folB gene encoding dihydroneopterin aldolase encodes the protein MDCIEVSGIRSYGYTGLLPEERTLGQWFEVDLTLWLDLQISGKSDDINDTVDYRHVIEMVKHIIKTAKFALVEKLAEVIADDILKFESISKVRVKLSKPAPPIPDFGGKITIDITRTK
- a CDS encoding sigma-70 family RNA polymerase sigma factor, encoding MVSSISLSWSNLSIPFIQQKVKVEQLSNTDLILCCQQTSQPDRGAFAELLRRHQGYVDKILYNLAPDWQDRGDIAQEVWIRVYKKINSLQDPAKFKGWLSRIATNLFYDQLRKRKRNATPLSLDASIVMEEDELKWEVASDLPSPEDNLTTVEFYDQLRQAIADLPDTFRTTIVLREIQGLSYEEIAEITQVSLGTVKSRIARARNRLQLLLKPYLENNQ
- a CDS encoding FAD-binding domain-containing protein, translating into MNNLIIFWHRKDLRLTDNLGLFFARENTNKIIGIFCLDPAILQSDDIAPARVKYLLGSLEELQKNYQKLGSDLLIFHDSPINIIPFLAEALKAEKVYWNLDIEPFARKRDKIMKSALEAKGIKVETFWDQLLHPPETILSKTNTPYTIYTPFWRNWSQQDKQKPFPSISNLSSLKDEEYNISKNLGLIPLPSLKDLGFIWDNELLLSSGEVAAQERLEYFCRYLLSDYNENRNYPSIDGTSQLSPAIKFGTIGCRTLWQNTIEELENAQSDEARENIITWQKELAWREFYQHCLYFFPPLAEGAYREQFKVFPWQNNEKLFQAWCEGKTGYPIVDAAMRQLNETGWMHNRCRMIVASFLTKDLIIDWRWGEKYFMQKLYDGDLASNNGGWQWSASSGMDPKPLRIFNPASQAQKFDSEAEYIRRWLPEISHLDTGELVTGKIFPLSAQGCNYPMPIVDHNQQQREFKQIYQNLKN